Proteins encoded by one window of Arachis ipaensis cultivar K30076 chromosome B04, Araip1.1, whole genome shotgun sequence:
- the LOC107636448 gene encoding uncharacterized protein LOC107636448 gives MYYDLKKMFWWPGMKGDVATVSERTIQMLEDMIRACVLDQPGSWDRPEVIVETTENIKKIRARILTAQSRQKSYADQRRKLLEFEVGEHVFLRVRPTTGIGRAIKTKKLNSRYIGPLEVLRRFGLVAYQVALSPHLSNLHDVFHVSQLRKYTSDATHVLEPESVELKENLTFQVTPVRIDDTSMKKLRGKDVLLVKVAWERAGVEKHTWELESELRKDYPELFSVVEMSRRH, from the exons ATGTACtatgacttaaagaagatgttctggtggcctgggatgaaggGTGATGTAGCAACAGTG TCGGAAAGGACTATTCAAATGTTGGAAGATATGATAAGAGCATGTGTATTGGATCAACCTGGAAGTTGGGAtc GTCCAGAGGTAATAGTAGAGACTACTGAGAACATCAAGAAGATTCGTGCAAGGATTCTAACTGCTCAGAGTCGACAGAAGAGCTACGCGGACCAGAGAAGGAAACTGCTAGAgtttgaagtgggagaacatGTATTTCTTCGGGTGAGACCAacaactgggattggaagagcaatTAAGACGAAGAAGTTGAACTCGAGGTATATAGGACCGTTGGAGGTTCTAAGGCGATTCGGGCTGGTGGCGTATCAAGTGGCTTTGTCACCTcatctgtctaacttgcatgacgtattccacgtgtcacaactccGTAAGTACACATCGGATGCGACTCATGTGTTGGAGCCTGAGTCGGTAGAGTTGAAGGAGAACTTAACCTTCCAAGTGACGCCAGTGAGGATCGACGACACTAGTATGAAGAAGCTACGAGGAAAGGACGTTTTATTGGTTAAAGTTGCTTGGGAGCGAGCAGGAGTAGAAAAGCATACGTGGGAATTGGAGTCTGAATTGCGAAAGGATTATCCCGAGCTtttctcag tggttgagatgagtcgcaGACACTGA
- the LOC107636449 gene encoding uncharacterized protein LOC107636449: MTAVAPMEIRVFSDLVNKARVVEEYAKTVAASKDTHGGSSSQGRGKYFYPRGQSFKRGGYAPQGQRGFRKNTHDQIQCGKGRGNQSKSSSDLACDRCGHFHPYDSCKIGIGGCFNCGLPGHFKNDCTRGKNQSTGQGQHQGRVFAVNAKDASKADPLMRGICLIGDKSLVALYETGASHSFISFAKVEEFGLKVSELLFDLHVHTLHQTVMTRSGCRQVGFKLEGRDFVHDLICLPMIGLEMILGFDWLSKNQWEECQGYILLAANALGDAQNVDQIPVVKDFPEVFPEDIPEFPPQRKIEFAIELVPGAGPVSIVPCRMAPIELA, encoded by the exons atgactgctgtggctcctatggagatcCGTGTCTTCTCCGACTTGGTGAACAAGGCGAGAGTGGTGGAAGAGTATGCCAAGACCGTGGCGGCATCCAAGGATACTCATGGAGGGAGCTCTAGTCAGGGGCGTGGCAAGTATTTTTATCCGAGAGGGCAAAGCTTCAAAAGAGGAGGATATGCGCCTCAAGGTCAACGAGGCTTCAGAAAGAACACCCATGATCAGATTCAGTGTGGAAAAGGGagaggaaatcagagtaagaGTTCTTCGGATTTAGCTTGTGATCGTTGTGGACATTTTCATCCATATGACTCTTGCAAGATTGGTATAGGTGGGTGCTTCAATTGTGGCTTGCCTGGTCATTTTAAGAACGATTGTACGCGTGGGAAGAACCAAAGTACGGGTCAAGGTCAGCACCAGGGTCGAGTCTTTGCTGTGAATGCCAAGGATGCTTCTAAGGCGGATccgttgatgagaggtatatgtcTAATTGGTGATAAGTCCTTAGTTGCATTATATGAAACTGGAGCTTCACATTCATTTATTTCATTTGCTAAAGTTGAGGAATTCGGCTTGAAAGTGTCAGAGTTACTATTTGATCTGCATGTACATACTTTGCATCAGAcagttatgactaggtcaggttgtagaCAAGTAGGTTTTAAACTTGAGGGTAGAGactttgtgcatgatttgatctGTTTGCCAATGATTGGATTGGaaatgattttggggtttgattggttgtcgaagAATCAG TGGGAggagtgtcagggttatattcTGTTGGCTGCTAATGCGTTGGGTGATGCCCAGAATGTAGATCAGATACCGGTGGTTAAAGATTTTCCAGAAGTGTTCCCGGAAGATATCCCTGAGTTCCCACCTCAAAGGAAAATTGAATTTGCGATTGAATTGGTGCCGGGAGCCGGACCAGTTTCGATTGTTCCGTGtagaatggctccgatagagctggcaTAA